A single region of the Plantactinospora soyae genome encodes:
- a CDS encoding epoxide hydrolase family protein, producing MTTVLPRPFRLDVADAELADLRRRLAETRWPTEIPDLPWRRGVPLAYLRELAGYWHTGYDWRRQEARLNEIPQFTTVLDGANVHFLHVRSPEPDALPLIVTHGWPGSVVEFLDVLGPLSDPRRHGGDPADAFHLVVPSIPGFGLSGPLREAGWDLARVARAWAELMRLLGYRRYGAQGGDWGHAISRELGIVDAEHVVGVHLNTLLTLPSGDPVEAAALTAADRARLDRLGRAEPEMSGYAKIQGTRPQTLAYALTDSPVGQLGWIVEKFKEWTDSTDAPEDAVPRDLLLTNVMLYWLTRTAGSSANIYYEASHPTAVAPPRRLTVPTGVAVFGHDVVAPVRRLAERDNNIVHWSELDRGGHFAAMEEPDLFVADLRTFFGRLR from the coding sequence ATGACCACCGTGCTCCCCCGCCCCTTCCGGCTCGATGTCGCCGATGCCGAGCTGGCCGACCTGCGTCGACGGCTGGCAGAGACCAGGTGGCCGACCGAGATTCCCGACCTGCCGTGGCGGCGGGGCGTACCGCTGGCGTATCTGAGGGAGCTGGCCGGGTACTGGCACACCGGCTACGACTGGCGTCGTCAGGAGGCACGGCTGAACGAGATCCCCCAGTTCACCACCGTGCTCGACGGCGCGAACGTGCACTTCCTGCACGTACGCTCGCCGGAACCCGACGCGCTTCCCCTGATCGTCACGCACGGTTGGCCGGGCTCGGTGGTGGAGTTCCTCGACGTGCTCGGCCCGTTGAGCGACCCTCGCCGGCACGGTGGCGACCCCGCCGACGCGTTCCACCTGGTCGTACCCTCCATTCCGGGCTTCGGGCTCTCCGGGCCGTTGCGCGAGGCCGGTTGGGACCTCGCCCGGGTCGCCCGTGCCTGGGCCGAGCTGATGCGCCTGCTCGGCTACCGGCGGTACGGCGCGCAGGGCGGCGACTGGGGCCATGCGATCAGCCGGGAACTCGGCATCGTCGACGCCGAGCACGTCGTCGGGGTACACCTCAACACCCTGCTCACGCTCCCCTCCGGCGACCCGGTCGAGGCCGCCGCGCTCACCGCCGCGGACCGGGCCCGGCTCGACCGGCTGGGGCGGGCCGAACCGGAGATGTCCGGCTACGCGAAGATCCAGGGGACCCGGCCACAGACTTTGGCGTACGCCCTGACCGACTCGCCGGTCGGGCAACTCGGCTGGATCGTGGAGAAGTTCAAGGAGTGGACGGACTCGACCGATGCGCCCGAGGACGCCGTTCCCCGGGACCTGCTGCTGACCAACGTCATGCTCTACTGGCTGACCCGGACGGCCGGCTCCTCGGCCAACATCTACTACGAGGCGTCCCATCCGACCGCCGTCGCCCCGCCCCGCCGGTTGACGGTCCCCACCGGCGTCGCCGTCTTCGGTCACGACGTCGTGGCGCCGGTCCGCCGGCTCGCCGAACGCGACAACAACATCGTGCACTGGTCGGAACTCGATCGCGGCGGGCACTTCGCGGCGATGGAGGAGCCCGACCTCTTCGTCGCCGACCTGCGGACGTTCTTCGGCCGACTGCGCTGA
- a CDS encoding ABC transporter ATP-binding protein produces the protein MLGLIGRDRRAVTIMLVLHIAATVTGLAAPWLLGAIVDEVGAGASVGTVDRLALAIAGCVLAQCLLSRYAQYAGHRFGERAVARLREEFVRRTLALPVSVVERAGTGDLATRSSVDVSTVGITVREVVPVVVIASAQLVLLFGAVFLLHPMLGLVALTGLPSIYAVTRWYLRRARTAYLAEGAATAALTEALTTTAEGARTVEALRLGEDRIVHGTARIGQVWATRRRTLALRSVFYPVVEGSYALPIAAVLLVGGLFLNNGLVTLGEVVAAALYLQQAIGPLDQILQWMEQAQRGLASFARVLGVGQVPPEPRGRTAVPPGQRLVVRGARFGYADGPEVLHGIDLEVRPGERLAIVGPSGAGKSTLARLLAGIDTPQHGEVTIGGCRVTDLDPAERRRRIALVTQEHHVFIGSVRDNLAFAAPAASDEQMRSALADVGADWYDDLPDGLDTQLGDGARDLSPSDAQQLALARLVLADPHTLILDEATAALDPTTARRAERALGSVLAGRTVIAIAHRLNTAHDADRVAVIEEGRISELGSHDELLRADGAYASLWLSWHG, from the coding sequence ATGCTGGGCCTCATCGGTCGGGACCGCCGGGCGGTCACGATCATGCTGGTGCTGCACATCGCGGCCACGGTCACCGGGCTCGCCGCGCCCTGGCTGCTCGGCGCCATCGTGGACGAGGTCGGGGCCGGAGCCAGCGTCGGCACCGTGGACCGGCTGGCGCTCGCCATCGCCGGATGCGTGCTGGCGCAGTGCCTGCTCAGCAGGTACGCCCAGTATGCCGGCCACCGGTTCGGTGAACGTGCCGTCGCCCGGCTGCGCGAGGAGTTCGTACGCCGGACGCTCGCCCTGCCCGTGTCGGTCGTCGAGCGGGCCGGCACCGGGGACCTCGCCACCCGCAGCTCGGTCGACGTCTCCACGGTCGGGATCACGGTCCGCGAGGTGGTGCCGGTCGTGGTGATCGCATCCGCGCAACTGGTGCTGCTCTTCGGGGCGGTGTTCCTGCTGCATCCGATGCTCGGCCTGGTCGCGCTGACCGGGCTGCCGTCGATCTACGCGGTGACCCGCTGGTACCTGCGGCGGGCCCGTACCGCGTACCTCGCGGAGGGCGCGGCGACCGCGGCGCTGACCGAGGCGTTGACCACGACCGCCGAGGGCGCCCGTACCGTCGAGGCGCTCCGGCTCGGCGAGGACCGCATCGTGCACGGCACCGCACGGATCGGCCAGGTGTGGGCGACCCGACGTCGTACCCTCGCGCTCCGGTCGGTCTTCTACCCCGTGGTGGAGGGGAGTTACGCGCTGCCGATCGCCGCCGTGCTGCTCGTCGGCGGCCTCTTCCTCAACAACGGCCTGGTCACCCTCGGCGAGGTGGTCGCCGCCGCGCTCTACCTGCAACAGGCGATCGGCCCACTGGACCAGATCCTCCAGTGGATGGAGCAGGCGCAGCGTGGCCTAGCCTCGTTCGCCCGGGTACTCGGCGTCGGCCAGGTGCCACCGGAGCCGCGTGGCCGGACGGCCGTACCGCCGGGACAGCGGCTCGTCGTCCGGGGCGCGCGGTTCGGCTACGCCGACGGCCCCGAGGTGCTGCACGGGATCGACCTGGAGGTCCGTCCCGGTGAGCGGCTCGCCATCGTCGGCCCCTCGGGGGCCGGAAAATCCACCCTCGCCCGGCTGCTGGCCGGAATCGACACGCCGCAGCACGGCGAGGTGACCATCGGGGGCTGCCGGGTCACCGACCTCGACCCGGCCGAACGTCGCCGCCGGATCGCCCTGGTCACCCAGGAGCACCACGTCTTCATCGGCTCGGTGCGGGACAACCTCGCCTTCGCCGCGCCGGCCGCGTCCGACGAACAGATGCGGTCCGCGCTGGCCGACGTCGGGGCCGACTGGTACGACGACCTGCCCGACGGCCTCGACACGCAGCTCGGCGACGGCGCCCGTGACCTGTCCCCGTCCGACGCCCAGCAGTTGGCGCTGGCCCGCCTCGTCCTCGCCGACCCGCACACCCTGATCCTGGACGAGGCGACGGCCGCGCTCGACCCGACGACCGCCCGCCGGGCCGAGCGGGCCCTCGGCAGCGTGCTCGCCGGGCGTACGGTCATCGCGATCGCGCACCGGCTGAACACCGCGCACGACGCGGACCGGGTGGCGGTGATCGAGGAGGGCCGGATCAGCGAACTCGGCAGCCACGACGAGCTTCTCCGGGCCGACGGCGCGTACGCGTCCCTCTGGCTCTCGTGGCACGGCTGA
- a CDS encoding Fpg/Nei family DNA glycosylase, with amino-acid sequence MPEGHTVYRLAARHQVMFAGEKVLASSPQGRFVEGAALLAGAVLDRTEAYGKHLLHHYDGGQALHVHLGLYGKFADGDGEPPAPIGQVRLRLTTDLHWLDLRGPTACELLSPPEVEALQARLGADPLRADADPEVAYARIRRSPTPLFALLLDQSIVAGTGLIFVTEALFRAGLRPTTPGRELSPEGWRRIWADLVELMGTAVRTGQIDTVYDRHLPEAMGRPPRVDRHGGEVYVYRRAALPCHVCGTEILRADLAGRNSYWCPRCQPARRARTRLKR; translated from the coding sequence ATGCCCGAAGGTCACACCGTCTACCGGTTGGCAGCGCGTCACCAGGTGATGTTCGCTGGCGAGAAGGTGCTGGCCAGTAGCCCACAGGGCCGGTTCGTCGAGGGTGCGGCGCTGCTCGCCGGCGCGGTGCTGGACCGGACGGAGGCGTACGGGAAGCATCTGCTGCACCACTACGACGGCGGGCAGGCGCTGCACGTACACCTTGGGCTTTATGGGAAGTTCGCCGACGGGGACGGTGAGCCACCGGCGCCGATCGGCCAGGTCCGGTTGCGGCTGACCACCGACCTGCACTGGCTCGACCTGCGTGGCCCGACCGCCTGCGAGCTGCTGTCGCCGCCGGAGGTCGAGGCGCTGCAGGCCCGGTTGGGCGCGGACCCGCTGCGGGCCGATGCCGATCCGGAGGTGGCGTACGCGCGGATCCGGCGCAGCCCCACTCCGCTCTTCGCGCTGCTGCTGGACCAGTCGATCGTGGCCGGCACCGGGTTGATCTTCGTGACCGAGGCGCTGTTCCGGGCCGGACTCCGGCCGACCACCCCCGGGCGGGAGCTGAGCCCCGAGGGCTGGCGGAGGATCTGGGCCGATCTCGTCGAGCTGATGGGTACGGCCGTCCGCACCGGCCAGATCGACACGGTGTACGACCGACACCTGCCGGAGGCGATGGGCCGGCCGCCCCGGGTCGACCGGCACGGCGGCGAGGTGTACGTCTACCGCCGGGCAGCCCTGCCCTGCCACGTCTGTGGCACCGAGATCCTGCGTGCCGATCTCGCCGGCCGGAACTCCTACTGGTGCCCCCGCTGCCAGCCCGCTCGGCGGGCCCGTACCCGCCTGAAGCGTTAG
- a CDS encoding VOC family protein, which yields MPTRLNPYLSFGGNARPAMEFYQRVFGGRLALNTFGEFGAEGSAEADKIMHGMLETDSGFTLMGADTPPGMTHDRGSAITVSLSGDDADELHGYWSELSEGGVVTVPLERQMWGDEFGACTDRFGVPWMVNITGPQS from the coding sequence GTGCCGACTCGACTCAACCCGTACCTCAGCTTCGGCGGCAACGCCCGGCCGGCCATGGAGTTCTATCAGCGCGTCTTCGGTGGCAGGCTGGCCCTCAACACGTTCGGCGAGTTCGGCGCCGAGGGCTCGGCCGAGGCGGACAAGATCATGCACGGCATGCTCGAAACCGACAGCGGCTTCACCCTGATGGGCGCGGACACGCCACCCGGGATGACGCACGATCGGGGCAGCGCCATCACGGTGAGCCTGAGCGGGGACGACGCTGACGAGTTGCACGGCTACTGGTCCGAGTTGTCCGAGGGTGGGGTCGTGACGGTTCCGCTGGAGCGGCAGATGTGGGGCGACGAATTCGGCGCCTGCACCGACCGCTTCGGTGTTCCGTGGATGGTCAACATCACCGGGCCGCAGAGCTGA